A genomic stretch from Longimicrobium terrae includes:
- a CDS encoding carboxylate-amine ligase, with protein sequence MKAPSLTLGIEEEYQIIDPETRELRSYITELLESDHMIMGEIKPELHQSIVEVGTNVCRTPQEVRTELRRLRGMVMGLAARKDLKVVAAGTHPFSSWMTQEITPLERYIGVKQDMQDLAQQLLIFGTHVHVGIEDPEFLIDAMNVSRYFLPHILCLSSSSPFWMGRNTGLKSYRSVVFRNFPRTGVPRIMRGWADFNELQETLVATRCIPDGSKIYWDLRPHHAYPTLEFRFLDVCTRVEEAVCVGAILQAIIAKLWKLRRDNMTFRLYPSDLIEENKWRSVRYGLDGNLIDFGKQKESSARALIREMLEWFVDDVVDDLGSRAEVMYALRIMEEGSSADRQLAVYERTGDLKDVVDHLIAETEEGVTIDPNPSVQVRN encoded by the coding sequence ATGAAGGCGCCTTCGCTGACGCTCGGCATCGAAGAAGAATACCAGATCATCGACCCCGAAACCCGGGAGCTGCGGTCGTACATTACCGAGCTGCTGGAATCCGACCACATGATCATGGGGGAGATCAAGCCGGAGCTGCACCAGTCCATCGTGGAGGTGGGCACCAACGTCTGCCGCACGCCCCAGGAGGTGCGCACGGAACTGCGGCGCCTGCGCGGGATGGTGATGGGGCTGGCGGCGCGAAAGGACCTCAAGGTGGTGGCGGCGGGCACGCATCCGTTCAGCAGCTGGATGACGCAGGAAATCACGCCGCTGGAACGCTACATCGGCGTCAAGCAGGACATGCAGGACCTCGCCCAGCAGCTGCTGATCTTTGGCACCCACGTGCACGTGGGCATCGAGGATCCGGAGTTTCTGATCGACGCGATGAACGTGTCGCGGTACTTTCTGCCCCACATCCTGTGCCTGTCGTCCAGTTCGCCGTTCTGGATGGGGCGCAACACGGGGCTCAAGAGCTACCGCAGCGTGGTGTTCCGCAACTTTCCGCGCACGGGCGTGCCGCGCATCATGCGCGGGTGGGCGGACTTCAACGAACTGCAGGAAACGCTTGTGGCCACGCGCTGCATTCCCGATGGAAGCAAGATCTACTGGGACCTGCGGCCCCACCACGCGTATCCCACGCTGGAATTCCGCTTTCTGGACGTGTGCACGCGCGTGGAGGAAGCGGTGTGCGTGGGCGCGATTCTGCAGGCCATCATCGCCAAGCTGTGGAAGCTGCGCCGCGACAACATGACGTTCCGCCTGTACCCCTCGGACCTGATCGAGGAGAACAAGTGGCGTTCGGTGCGCTACGGGCTGGACGGCAACCTGATCGACTTCGGCAAGCAGAAGGAAAGCAGCGCCCGCGCGCTGATCCGCGAAATGCTGGAGTGGTTCGTGGATGACGTGGTGGACGATCTGGGGAGCCGCGCCGAGGTGATGTACGCGTTGCGCATCATGGAGGAAGGGTCGAGCGCGGACCGGCAGCTGGCCGTGTACGAGCGCACCGGCGACCTCAAGGACGTGGTGGATCATCTGATCGCCGAGACCGAGGAAGGCGTGACGATCGATCCCAACCCCAGCGTGCAGGTCCGCAACTGA
- a CDS encoding ATP-grasp domain-containing protein produces the protein MTLKVGLIVGREWSFPPAFIEEVNGRDQGVTAEFVTLGAPRMDEPCDYAVIIDRISHEVPFYRTYLKQAVLQGATVVNNPFMWTADDKFFGAALATNLGIAHPKTVVLPNKEYIPGIVHDESLRNLKYPLDWEAIVEHVGLPCILKDAHGGGWKDVYVCRTLEELIHHYDTSGLLTMIVQEFIHWDHFIRCICLGQEEILPIKYDPRERKYHVEHDHMSDALGRRVVDDSRKLVQALGYDMNSMEWAVKDGVPYAIDFMNPAPDMDVYSLTPHYFEWVVKHMADMAINLAKNPRRQDRALSWDGLFTGRRVAAEVGGAAILGTGTAPETIRGAADPGDAPDAVVDAEVEQGHS, from the coding sequence ATGACGCTGAAAGTGGGGCTGATCGTAGGGCGCGAGTGGTCGTTTCCGCCGGCCTTCATCGAAGAAGTGAACGGCCGCGACCAGGGCGTGACCGCCGAGTTCGTCACGCTGGGCGCGCCGCGCATGGACGAACCCTGCGACTACGCGGTCATCATCGACCGCATCTCGCACGAGGTGCCGTTCTACCGCACCTACCTCAAGCAGGCCGTGCTGCAGGGCGCCACCGTCGTCAACAACCCGTTCATGTGGACGGCCGACGACAAGTTCTTCGGCGCCGCGCTGGCCACCAACCTCGGCATCGCGCACCCCAAGACCGTGGTGCTCCCCAACAAGGAGTACATTCCCGGCATCGTGCACGACGAGTCGCTGCGCAACCTCAAGTATCCGCTGGACTGGGAAGCCATCGTAGAGCACGTGGGCCTTCCCTGCATCCTCAAGGACGCCCACGGCGGCGGGTGGAAGGACGTCTACGTCTGCCGCACGCTCGAGGAGCTGATTCACCACTACGATACGTCGGGCCTGCTGACGATGATCGTGCAGGAGTTCATTCACTGGGACCACTTCATCCGCTGCATCTGCCTGGGGCAGGAAGAAATCCTTCCCATCAAGTACGATCCGCGGGAACGGAAGTACCACGTGGAGCACGACCACATGAGCGACGCCCTGGGCCGCCGCGTGGTGGACGACTCGCGCAAGCTGGTGCAGGCGCTGGGCTATGACATGAATTCCATGGAATGGGCCGTCAAGGACGGCGTGCCCTACGCCATCGACTTCATGAACCCCGCGCCCGACATGGACGTGTACTCGCTGACCCCGCACTACTTTGAGTGGGTGGTCAAGCACATGGCCGACATGGCCATCAACCTGGCCAAGAACCCGCGCCGGCAGGACCGCGCGCTCAGCTGGGACGGGCTGTTCACCGGCCGCCGCGTGGCGGCGGAAGTCGGCGGCGCGGCCATCCTGGGCACGGGGACGGCGCCGGAGACGATCCGCGGCGCGGCCGATCCGGGCGACGCGCCCGACGCCGTCGTGGACGCCGAGGTGGAGCAGGGCCACTCGTGA
- a CDS encoding alpha/beta hydrolase-fold protein, protein MNREHHRWHSPSLGREMELLVFGHAGARMVVFPTSMGRFYEWEDRGMMDTLGEQLRNGWLQIICVDSVDGESWYARGKHPHDRAQRQFQYESYILNEVLPFSRSRNDNPFVIATGASFGAYHAVTMALRHPHAFNRVIGLSGMYDIRQFAAGHYDEAVYANNPSHFISDLSDHGHLEALRRMDIILATGHDDSFVENNRHLSRILWDKGVGNALRIWDGWAHDWPYWQDMIRAYVNGSD, encoded by the coding sequence GTGAACCGTGAGCACCACCGCTGGCACAGCCCCTCGCTGGGGCGTGAGATGGAACTGCTCGTGTTTGGCCATGCCGGAGCCCGCATGGTGGTCTTTCCCACCTCCATGGGCCGCTTCTACGAGTGGGAAGACCGCGGGATGATGGACACGCTGGGCGAGCAGCTTCGCAACGGGTGGCTGCAGATCATCTGCGTGGACAGTGTGGACGGCGAAAGCTGGTACGCGCGCGGCAAGCATCCGCACGACCGGGCGCAGCGCCAGTTCCAGTACGAGTCGTACATCCTGAACGAAGTGCTGCCCTTTTCGCGCAGCCGCAACGACAACCCGTTCGTCATCGCTACCGGGGCCAGCTTCGGCGCGTACCACGCCGTGACGATGGCGCTGCGGCATCCGCACGCCTTCAACCGGGTGATCGGGCTGAGCGGGATGTACGACATCCGCCAGTTCGCGGCGGGGCACTACGACGAGGCGGTCTACGCCAACAACCCGTCGCACTTCATCAGCGACCTGAGCGACCACGGGCACCTGGAGGCGCTGCGCCGGATGGACATCATCCTGGCGACGGGGCACGACGACAGCTTCGTGGAAAACAACCGCCACCTGAGCCGCATCCTGTGGGACAAGGGCGTGGGCAACGCCCTGCGCATCTGGGACGGCTGGGCGCACGACTGGCCGTACTGGCAGGACATGATCCGGGCGTACGTGAACGGAAGCGATTGA
- a CDS encoding 6-bladed beta-propeller, producing the protein MGGGAPDAPPLITFQHTRTDMRHIGMRGAAPLLAIALLAANAGAQGRVVTLPREDRPLAGAPAAVYTLGAAEGSEEQMFGAVAGVAFDAAENLYVLDRQNARVMVYGPNGRFLRQIGRRGQGPGELLSAAQVGVAPDGTVVVADVARFGYALFRPDGTFVRNVLTTPWMSMGFGAPLALHRQGIVTPVRPAPAATMAAGGATASDVTPLMLFGFAGGEPRRVFGIPSREAASTSRGSGSSGSRMAVFLSQPVFSPRNLVAVLSNGQMAVSFTTGYTIRLVGLDGQTTHYLQRPIRPRLTTAADREAWLTAERARIASGAGVFSVSAAGRAGPTADEIRRRREELLSSTRFADTVMTLQGLLATPTGRLWVERTGPVAGEPGPLDLITSDGQYLGTTTAMKLPAAISRGGLAAFIERDEDDVEHVVVRRLPAGWR; encoded by the coding sequence ATGGGCGGCGGCGCACCGGATGCGCCGCCGCTCATCACATTTCAGCACACGCGGACGGACATGAGGCACATCGGGATGAGGGGCGCGGCGCCGCTGCTGGCGATTGCGCTGCTGGCGGCGAACGCGGGGGCGCAGGGCCGGGTCGTCACGCTTCCGCGCGAGGACCGCCCGCTCGCCGGTGCCCCCGCGGCCGTCTACACGCTCGGCGCCGCGGAGGGCAGCGAAGAGCAGATGTTTGGCGCGGTCGCCGGCGTGGCGTTCGACGCGGCGGAAAACCTGTACGTGCTGGACCGGCAGAACGCACGGGTGATGGTGTACGGGCCGAACGGACGGTTCCTGCGGCAGATCGGCAGGCGTGGTCAAGGGCCCGGAGAGCTGCTCTCGGCCGCACAGGTGGGTGTAGCGCCGGACGGTACAGTCGTCGTTGCCGACGTGGCCCGCTTCGGGTACGCGTTGTTCCGGCCGGATGGGACATTTGTGCGCAACGTGCTTACCACGCCGTGGATGTCCATGGGATTCGGCGCGCCCCTCGCGCTGCATCGGCAGGGGATTGTGACGCCGGTGCGGCCCGCGCCCGCGGCCACGATGGCCGCTGGCGGTGCAACGGCATCCGACGTTACGCCCCTGATGCTGTTCGGGTTTGCGGGCGGAGAGCCGCGGCGCGTGTTCGGCATCCCCTCTCGCGAAGCAGCGTCAACGTCCAGAGGCTCGGGGTCTTCGGGGTCAAGGATGGCGGTGTTTCTCAGCCAGCCTGTGTTCTCGCCTCGAAACCTGGTTGCGGTGCTGTCCAACGGGCAGATGGCGGTGAGTTTTACCACGGGATACACCATTCGCCTCGTGGGCCTGGATGGGCAGACTACTCACTACCTGCAGCGCCCAATTCGTCCGCGCCTCACGACCGCGGCGGACCGCGAAGCATGGCTGACGGCGGAACGGGCTCGCATTGCGAGTGGGGCCGGAGTGTTCTCCGTGTCAGCCGCGGGCAGGGCCGGCCCGACCGCAGACGAGATTCGGCGACGCCGGGAAGAACTGCTCTCGAGCACCCGTTTCGCTGATACCGTGATGACCCTGCAGGGACTCCTGGCTACGCCGACTGGCCGGCTTTGGGTGGAGCGCACCGGGCCTGTCGCGGGTGAGCCCGGGCCGCTGGATCTGATCACCAGTGATGGACAGTACCTGGGCACGACGACCGCGATGAAGCTGCCCGCCGCCATCAGCCGCGGCGGGCTGGCGGCGTTCATCGAGCGGGATGAGGACGATGTGGAGCACGTCGTCGTGCGGCGGCTGCCGGCGGGATGGCGGTGA
- a CDS encoding 6-bladed beta-propeller, which produces MKPMIRVAASVLSALVLATGARAQARVIPLPARDRPLAGTPAQVFSVGQAEGSDEQMFGVVAGVAFDARDNLYVLDRQSARVMVYGPTGRFIRQIGGKGEGPGEFSHPMQFAVTPDGRVVVHDAVRAGFIVFGPDGAYLRDVPMERLGFGTGAGFAWHPRGGVVGTFRNPASREGNFSRTETSVPLLFQPLAGGAAVRLFRIPEFSRVEQTEQSSGSGSVRNVTRTMMMQGPPVFAPSPSFGVLPGGEMALTFTNGYTIRILSPDGQTARYLQRPMRARVTTEADRERARDRARESMRQLSGSSSGGRSTAPSSASVEEYVSGLTFADTIAAVRALRTTPSGRIWVQRTATADEPGPLDLITARGEYLGTTSAMKLPDAVSASGLAAFIETDEDDVARVVVRRLPAGWR; this is translated from the coding sequence ATGAAACCGATGATCCGGGTTGCCGCCTCGGTCCTTTCCGCGCTCGTCCTGGCGACCGGGGCGCGGGCACAGGCCCGCGTGATTCCGCTCCCCGCGCGCGACAGGCCGCTGGCCGGGACGCCCGCGCAGGTCTTTTCCGTCGGCCAGGCGGAGGGGAGCGACGAGCAGATGTTCGGCGTGGTGGCCGGCGTGGCGTTCGACGCGCGCGACAACCTGTACGTGCTGGACCGGCAGAGCGCCCGCGTCATGGTGTACGGGCCCACGGGGCGGTTCATCCGGCAGATCGGCGGGAAGGGAGAAGGGCCGGGCGAGTTCTCCCATCCCATGCAGTTCGCCGTGACCCCGGACGGCCGGGTGGTGGTGCACGACGCCGTGCGCGCCGGGTTCATCGTCTTTGGCCCGGACGGCGCCTATCTGCGCGACGTGCCGATGGAGCGGCTCGGCTTCGGCACGGGGGCGGGGTTCGCGTGGCACCCGCGCGGCGGCGTGGTGGGCACGTTCCGCAATCCGGCCTCGCGCGAGGGCAACTTTTCGCGGACGGAAACCTCGGTGCCGCTGCTGTTTCAACCGCTGGCGGGCGGCGCGGCGGTGCGGCTCTTTCGGATCCCGGAGTTCAGCCGGGTGGAGCAGACGGAGCAGAGCAGCGGCAGCGGATCGGTGCGCAACGTGACGCGAACGATGATGATGCAGGGCCCGCCCGTCTTTGCCCCGTCGCCCAGCTTCGGGGTGCTGCCCGGCGGGGAGATGGCCCTCACCTTCACCAACGGCTACACCATCCGCATCCTGAGCCCGGACGGGCAGACCGCGCGCTACCTGCAGCGCCCCATGCGCGCGCGGGTGACCACGGAGGCGGACCGCGAGCGGGCGCGCGACCGTGCCCGCGAGTCCATGCGGCAGCTGAGCGGATCTTCGTCCGGCGGACGGTCCACGGCGCCGAGTTCCGCGTCGGTGGAGGAGTACGTCTCGGGATTGACCTTTGCCGACACGATCGCGGCGGTCCGTGCGCTGCGGACCACGCCGTCGGGGCGCATCTGGGTGCAGCGCACCGCCACGGCGGATGAGCCCGGGCCGCTGGACCTGATCACGGCGCGGGGCGAATACCTGGGGACCACGTCGGCCATGAAGCTGCCCGACGCCGTGAGCGCGAGCGGACTGGCGGCGTTCATCGAGACGGACGAGGATGACGTGGCCCGCGTCGTGGTCCGGCGGCTCCCCGCGGGGTGGCGCTGA
- a CDS encoding RNB domain-containing ribonuclease gives MADGEQSTVEQALDAARAEFGVRSGFPPEVVAAAVEAAKRPVAPSEKHGDRRDLPLVTVDPPGSRDLDQAVCIQRTDGDGFRLFYAIADVGFWVDRGGAVEQEAWKRGVTFYTPDHREPLYPPEISQQAGSLLADEDRPCILFDFTLDDKAEVTGFQVSPAIVRSRAQLTYAQVTEHVCEGETLFASEEWAGTLTEMRRFGELRRAQEAARGGVSLPLVSQHVAQMTAQRLGYELEFEQPAPSEEWNEQVSLLIGHQAAVEMVRGGIGMLRVMGGADPRAVEKFRRAALAMGFAWPEGMAYAEFIHSLDRAHPRLTPLVWQARPVMRGADYVAFNGEPPADPVHHALAMQYAHATAPLRRLGDRYVLDLLVTLAAGARPSAEEAETLARVPAVMNEAETRESKLERRSVDVAEAWVLRERVGEVFPATCLDTRGHGVEVQIDDPPVRAVAQLAEGVTAPEPGTPVRVRLAGTDVLTGRTEFTLEPSA, from the coding sequence ATGGCGGACGGCGAGCAGAGCACGGTGGAGCAGGCGCTGGACGCGGCGCGCGCGGAGTTCGGCGTGCGCAGCGGCTTTCCGCCGGAGGTGGTCGCCGCCGCGGTGGAGGCGGCGAAGCGTCCCGTCGCGCCGTCCGAAAAGCACGGGGACCGGCGCGACCTGCCGCTGGTGACCGTGGATCCGCCGGGGAGCCGCGACCTGGACCAGGCGGTGTGCATCCAGCGCACGGACGGTGACGGCTTCCGTCTGTTCTACGCGATCGCCGACGTGGGATTCTGGGTGGATCGCGGCGGCGCGGTAGAGCAGGAGGCGTGGAAGCGCGGCGTCACATTCTACACGCCGGACCACCGCGAGCCGCTGTATCCGCCGGAGATCAGCCAGCAGGCCGGCAGCCTGCTGGCGGACGAGGACCGGCCGTGCATCCTCTTCGACTTTACGCTGGATGACAAAGCGGAGGTCACCGGATTCCAGGTCTCGCCCGCCATCGTGCGCAGCCGCGCGCAGCTCACGTACGCGCAGGTGACGGAGCACGTGTGCGAGGGCGAAACGCTCTTCGCATCCGAGGAATGGGCGGGGACGCTGACGGAGATGCGGCGCTTCGGCGAGTTGCGGCGCGCGCAGGAGGCGGCGCGCGGCGGCGTCTCCCTCCCCCTCGTCAGCCAGCACGTGGCGCAGATGACCGCGCAGCGGCTGGGGTACGAGCTGGAATTCGAGCAGCCGGCGCCTTCGGAGGAGTGGAACGAGCAGGTGTCGCTGCTGATCGGGCACCAGGCGGCGGTGGAGATGGTGCGTGGCGGGATCGGAATGCTCCGGGTGATGGGCGGCGCCGATCCCCGCGCGGTGGAAAAGTTCCGCCGCGCGGCGCTGGCGATGGGCTTCGCGTGGCCGGAAGGGATGGCCTACGCGGAGTTCATCCACTCGCTGGACCGCGCACATCCCCGGCTGACGCCGCTGGTGTGGCAGGCGCGACCGGTGATGCGCGGCGCGGACTACGTCGCCTTCAACGGCGAGCCGCCCGCGGACCCCGTGCACCACGCGCTGGCCATGCAGTACGCCCACGCCACCGCGCCGCTCCGCCGCCTGGGCGACCGCTACGTGCTGGACCTGCTCGTGACCCTGGCCGCTGGCGCGCGTCCCTCGGCGGAGGAGGCGGAGACGCTGGCCCGCGTTCCCGCGGTGATGAACGAGGCGGAAACGCGCGAGTCAAAGCTGGAGCGCCGGTCGGTGGACGTGGCGGAGGCGTGGGTGCTGCGCGAGCGCGTCGGCGAGGTGTTTCCCGCCACGTGCCTGGACACGCGCGGCCACGGCGTGGAGGTGCAGATCGACGATCCGCCGGTGCGCGCCGTCGCGCAGCTGGCGGAAGGTGTGACGGCGCCGGAGCCGGGCACTCCCGTCCGCGTGCGCTTGGCCGGCACGGACGTACTGACGGGGCGCACGGAGTTCACCCTGGAGCCGTCCGCCTGA
- a CDS encoding gamma-glutamyl-gamma-aminobutyrate hydrolase family protein, with the protein MRQRPVIGIPTQTLQSIDRIPEDLPASWVMNQRYFLACTSVGAIPWMVPLLENDPETLRGIYERLDGVFIAGGVDVDPASYGAERHQLCGRTDLARDYVELMFARWALEDGKPVMGVCRGQQVINVAAGGTLVQDCAELFPGAIKHDYFPGAGWARDHLAHEIRIAPGSRLQAALGDTAMVNSMHHQAIDRLGDGLAATAWAPDGLVEALEGTREGQFLVGVQWHPEMLIDSDAGTRKLFEDFIEAANQFHDANSLAFA; encoded by the coding sequence ATGCGCCAGCGCCCCGTCATCGGCATTCCCACGCAGACGCTGCAGTCCATCGACCGCATTCCGGAAGATCTTCCGGCGTCGTGGGTCATGAACCAGCGCTACTTTCTGGCGTGCACCTCGGTGGGCGCCATTCCGTGGATGGTGCCGCTTCTGGAAAACGATCCCGAGACGCTGCGCGGCATCTACGAGCGGCTGGACGGCGTGTTCATCGCCGGCGGCGTGGACGTGGATCCCGCCTCGTACGGCGCCGAGCGCCACCAGCTGTGCGGCCGCACCGACCTGGCCCGCGACTACGTGGAGCTGATGTTCGCCCGGTGGGCGCTGGAAGACGGCAAGCCGGTCATGGGCGTGTGCCGCGGCCAGCAGGTCATCAACGTGGCCGCGGGCGGCACGCTGGTGCAGGACTGCGCGGAGCTGTTTCCCGGCGCCATCAAGCACGACTACTTTCCCGGCGCGGGCTGGGCGCGCGACCACCTGGCGCACGAAATCCGCATTGCCCCGGGCTCGCGGCTGCAGGCCGCGCTGGGCGACACGGCGATGGTGAACTCCATGCACCACCAGGCCATCGACCGCCTGGGCGACGGCCTGGCCGCCACCGCGTGGGCGCCGGACGGGCTGGTGGAGGCGCTGGAAGGCACGCGCGAGGGGCAGTTCCTGGTGGGCGTGCAGTGGCATCCCGAGATGCTGATCGATTCGGACGCGGGAACGCGCAAGCTGTTTGAGGACTTCATCGAAGCCGCCAACCAGTTTCACGACGCCAACTCGCTGGCCTTCGCCTGA
- a CDS encoding transglycosylase SLT domain-containing protein: MPPRSPNRRRNPTTPRRAPRRRAGSARAAAGRVDRRAWLVMGLVAALLIFPPTRAVAGRAWDRVDAALGAMRAEEARERMVAGYARQYGIPMDLADAIERAARAERLDTELAFRLVRVESEFRQHARSHVGALGFTQLMPATAAELQPGITREQIVDRDTNLRLGFRYLKQLLAVYDGDEQEALTAYNRGPGTVARIRRKGGDPGNGYAELVLGRRGKSPVNLVPADSNPAPAAAPLHESAPARLPQGL; the protein is encoded by the coding sequence ATGCCTCCTCGATCACCGAACCGCCGCCGCAATCCCACGACGCCGCGCCGCGCCCCCAGGCGCCGCGCGGGTTCGGCGCGCGCGGCGGCGGGGCGGGTGGACCGGCGCGCGTGGCTGGTGATGGGGCTCGTGGCGGCGCTGCTGATCTTTCCGCCTACGCGGGCGGTGGCGGGACGCGCGTGGGACCGGGTGGACGCGGCGCTCGGCGCCATGCGCGCCGAAGAGGCCCGCGAGCGGATGGTGGCCGGCTACGCGCGGCAGTACGGCATTCCCATGGACCTGGCCGACGCCATCGAACGCGCGGCGCGGGCAGAGCGGCTGGACACGGAACTCGCATTCCGCCTGGTGCGCGTGGAAAGCGAGTTCCGGCAGCACGCGCGAAGCCACGTGGGCGCGCTCGGCTTCACCCAGCTGATGCCGGCGACCGCGGCGGAGCTGCAGCCCGGCATTACCCGCGAACAGATCGTGGACCGCGACACCAACCTGCGGCTGGGCTTCCGCTACCTGAAGCAGCTGCTGGCCGTGTACGACGGCGACGAGCAGGAGGCGCTCACCGCGTACAACCGCGGCCCGGGCACAGTCGCGCGCATCCGCCGCAAGGGCGGCGACCCCGGCAACGGCTACGCGGAACTGGTGCTGGGCCGGCGCGGCAAGTCGCCCGTCAACCTGGTTCCGGCGGACTCCAACCCCGCGCCCGCCGCCGCCCCGCTGCACGAATCCGCCCCGGCCCGGCTTCCCCAGGGCCTCTGA
- a CDS encoding acyl-CoA reductase: MPVNASRPSVIDAFHLPALEHPRATTWSYGKGEDAFEVRIPRLAPADLKRQVEALVAARDRVLARRPVAEIINVVDAVAARLLDPADPLRQAAERALPAVTAYSPAMIRLVLDRMAADWRAPRLRELLRAEFGDPRVLDGFQPVARSGGLHAAFGPRLAVHVFSGNVPGVAVTSLIRSLLVKAATLGKAAVGEPLLAALFARGVAEADAELGSCLAVTYWPGGDEMMERAALDGADAVVVYGGAEAVSAIRARTPASARFLGYGPKVSFGVVARGALDGGAAREAARGAARDASTFDQQGCVSPHLFYVEEGGRVSPHEWSAMLAEEMAGVERELPRGTLAPGESSAIRQLRAEAEFAEAGGGGMRLHASAEGTAWTVVHDPRPDFVASCLNRLVRVKPVGSLAEIAGLVEPYGAVLQTVGVGGTAEEMRTVAEVLAPLGASRFSPLGSMAWPPPWWHHDGRAPLRELVRWADVEGPGNRE, encoded by the coding sequence ATGCCGGTGAACGCCAGCCGCCCCTCGGTGATCGACGCCTTTCACCTGCCCGCGCTGGAGCATCCGCGCGCGACCACATGGTCGTACGGCAAGGGCGAGGACGCGTTCGAGGTGCGCATCCCGCGCCTGGCCCCGGCGGACCTGAAGCGGCAGGTGGAGGCGCTGGTGGCCGCGCGCGACCGCGTGCTGGCCCGCCGCCCCGTCGCGGAGATCATCAACGTGGTGGACGCCGTCGCGGCGCGCCTGCTGGACCCGGCGGACCCGCTGCGGCAGGCGGCGGAGCGCGCGCTTCCCGCCGTGACCGCGTATTCGCCGGCGATGATCCGCCTGGTGCTGGACCGCATGGCGGCGGACTGGCGCGCGCCCCGGCTGCGCGAGCTGCTGCGGGCGGAGTTCGGTGATCCGCGGGTGCTGGACGGGTTTCAGCCCGTGGCGCGTTCCGGCGGGCTGCACGCGGCGTTCGGGCCGCGGCTGGCGGTGCACGTGTTCAGCGGCAACGTGCCGGGCGTAGCGGTGACGTCGCTGATCCGCTCGCTGCTGGTGAAGGCGGCCACGCTGGGCAAGGCGGCCGTGGGCGAGCCGCTGCTGGCCGCGCTCTTTGCGCGCGGCGTGGCGGAGGCGGACGCGGAGCTGGGCTCGTGCCTGGCCGTGACGTACTGGCCCGGCGGGGACGAGATGATGGAGCGCGCCGCGCTGGACGGGGCCGACGCGGTGGTCGTCTATGGCGGGGCGGAGGCGGTGAGCGCCATCCGCGCGCGCACGCCGGCCTCGGCGCGGTTCCTGGGCTACGGGCCCAAGGTGTCGTTCGGCGTGGTCGCGCGCGGCGCGCTGGACGGCGGCGCTGCGCGCGAGGCCGCCCGCGGCGCCGCGCGAGACGCGTCCACGTTCGACCAGCAGGGATGCGTTTCTCCGCATCTGTTCTACGTGGAGGAGGGCGGCCGCGTGTCGCCGCACGAGTGGTCGGCGATGCTGGCGGAGGAGATGGCGGGCGTGGAGCGCGAACTGCCACGCGGCACGCTGGCGCCGGGTGAGTCGTCCGCGATCCGGCAGCTGCGCGCGGAAGCGGAGTTCGCGGAGGCGGGCGGCGGCGGGATGCGGCTGCACGCCTCGGCGGAGGGGACGGCGTGGACCGTCGTCCACGATCCCCGTCCGGACTTCGTGGCGTCGTGCCTGAACCGCCTCGTCCGCGTGAAGCCGGTGGGCTCGCTGGCGGAGATCGCCGGGCTGGTGGAGCCGTATGGCGCGGTGCTGCAGACGGTGGGCGTGGGCGGCACGGCGGAGGAGATGCGGACCGTGGCGGAGGTGCTCGCGCCGCTGGGGGCCAGCCGCTTCTCCCCGCTGGGTTCGATGGCGTGGCCGCCGCCCTGGTGGCACCACGACGGCCGCGCGCCGCTGCGGGAGCTGGTGCGGTGGGCGGACGTGGAAGGGCCAGGGAATAGGGAATAG
- a CDS encoding RsbRD N-terminal domain-containing protein: MSLTETQFYTEREARDLNRAVEQLRGGRETVLRDWIERVRANQAMATGQAMAEPLLLDHVPQLFDAILDRLEINRSREDAEQFATVHGFMRRLSGYNIAETVLELLMFRRAIWAHLTAVGAQVEGAYAAMEQIDGMVDRAILSSLTAYLDPQAAMLEREGGEPGTDPDGASQGTSPPAIPA, encoded by the coding sequence GTGAGCCTGACCGAAACGCAGTTCTACACCGAACGTGAAGCGCGCGACCTGAACCGCGCCGTGGAGCAGCTTCGCGGCGGGCGCGAAACCGTGCTGCGCGACTGGATCGAGCGGGTACGCGCCAACCAGGCCATGGCCACGGGCCAGGCCATGGCCGAGCCGCTGCTGCTGGACCACGTGCCGCAGCTGTTCGACGCCATTCTGGACCGGCTGGAGATCAACCGGTCGCGCGAGGACGCGGAGCAGTTCGCCACGGTGCACGGCTTCATGCGGCGGCTCAGCGGCTACAACATCGCCGAAACGGTGCTGGAGCTGCTGATGTTCCGCCGCGCCATCTGGGCGCACCTGACGGCGGTGGGCGCGCAGGTGGAGGGCGCCTACGCCGCGATGGAGCAGATCGACGGGATGGTGGACCGCGCCATTCTGTCGTCCCTTACGGCCTACCTGGATCCGCAGGCGGCCATGCTGGAGCGGGAGGGCGGCGAGCCCGGCACGGACCCGGACGGGGCCTCGCAGGGTACATCCCCGCCCGCCATTCCGGCCTGA